The Deinococcus radiopugnans ATCC 19172 nucleotide sequence GGACTTCCGCTACGAGGATTTCCGGCTGACCGGCTACGAACCGCACCCGCACATCAAGGCGGCGGTGGCCGTTTGACCCCGCGATTAACCTACGTGGTGGCGATGGCCGAGAACCGCGTGATCGGCCGGGACGGTGACCTGCCGTGGCGTCTGCCCGCCGATCTGGCGCATTTCCGGCGGCTGACGGTGGGCAGGCCCGTGATCATGGGCCGCAAGGTCTACGACTCGATTGGCAAGCCGCTGCCCGACCGCCAGAACATCGTGCTGACCCGCAATCCGGCGTTCGAGGCGCCCGGTTGCACCGTCGTCCACTCGCCGGAAGAAGCGCTGGAAGCCGCCCATGACCCGGATCCCAGGATCATCGGCGGCGAGGAGATCTACCGGCTTTACCTGCCCCGGGTGACGCGGGTGGAACTGACCCTGGTCCACGCGGACATCGGGGGTGACACCTTCTTTCCGGAGTTGCCGGGCGAGTGGACCGAAACCGCGCGGCGTGAGCGGGCGGCAGACGGGCGCAACCCGTATGACCTGACGTTCATGACGCTGGACCGGGCCGTTGCGGAGGGGGACCGGCGGCCAGACTGAGGGTGCCTCGTCTTATGACCACCGTTGGCCGTGGCTGCCGGTGATCTCCCCCGTGGGGGCGACGAGGGGTCCCGGCTGCTGCGCCAGCGTCCGCGCGGCCCGTGCATCCAGCGGGGGCGAGATATAGAAGCCCTGCGCCAGCGTGAAGCCCAGCTCGCGCACCAGCGCGTACTGCTGCGCGGTCTCGATGCCCTCGGCCACGGTGGTCAGCCTCAGCGCGCGCCCCAGTTCGGCCACCGCGCGCACCAGCGCCGTGCCGCTGCGGCTCCCGTCCAGATCCTCGATGAAACTGCGGTCCACCTTCAGGTCGCTGATCGGAAAGCGCCGCAGGTAGCTCAGGGACGAGTAGCCGGTGCCGAAATCGTCCAGCGCCAGCCCGATGCCCAGGCCGCGCAGCGCGCGCATGGTCGCCAGCGTGGCGGCGCGGTCATCCATCAACACGTTCTCGGTCAGCTCCAGCGTCAGCTGTTCCGGCGCCAGCCCCGTGTCTTCCAGCACGCTCCGGATCTCGTTGCCCAGGTCGGGCAGGTGCAACTGGGCCGCCGTGAGGTTGACGCCCAGCGCGGGGGGCGGGCGGCCCGGTGCGGGCGCCCAACCGGCGATCTCGCGGGCCGCCGCGCGCAGCATCCAGCGGTCCAGCGGCACGATCAGGCCGGTGTCCTCGGCCAGCGGGATGAACGTCTTGGGGGGCAGCAGGCCGCGTGTGGGGTGCCGCCAGCGGACCAGCGCCTCGAAGGCCCGCAGGTGGCCGTTCTCCAGGTCGATCACCGGCTGATACCAGACCTCCAGCGCATCTTCGGCAATGGCCACCCGCAGCTCGCCTTCCAGTTCCAGCCGGTCCACCACCGTGCGGTGCATCGCGTCGTCGAACACCTGGGCGCGGCCCCGGCGGTGGGCCTTGGCGTGGTACAGGGCCACGTCCGCGTTGCGCAGCAGCGTCTCGCCGTTCAGCGGCTGTCCGTCTTCTACTCGGTCGTGCAGGGCGATGCCCAGGCTGGCGCGGACCTGCCACTCCAGCCCCTGCACGGCGACCACCGGTTCCAGCGCGCGCAGCAGCCGGTCCGCCGCCTCCAGGGCCTGCTGGGGACCGGGCAGGTGTTGAAGCAACACCGCGAAT carries:
- a CDS encoding dihydrofolate reductase: MTPRLTYVVAMAENRVIGRDGDLPWRLPADLAHFRRLTVGRPVIMGRKVYDSIGKPLPDRQNIVLTRNPAFEAPGCTVVHSPEEALEAAHDPDPRIIGGEEIYRLYLPRVTRVELTLVHADIGGDTFFPELPGEWTETARRERAADGRNPYDLTFMTLDRAVAEGDRRPD